TCCCTCGGCGTCCCCACCGGCTTCACCGAACTGGACGAACTCACCAACGGCCTGCACCCCGGCCAGATGATCATCGTCGCCGCCCGCCCGGGCGTGGGCAAAGCCCTCGCCCTCGACACCCCGCTCCCGACCCCCACCGGCTGGACCACCATGGGCGAGGTCCGCGTCGGCGACGAACTCCTCGACGCCGCAGGCCACCCCACCCGCGTAGTAGCCGCCACCGACATCCTCACCGACCGCCCGTGCTACGAGGTCGAATTCTCCGACGGGACAGTCCTCGTCGCAGATGAGGAGCATCAGTGGCTCACGGTGGCCCGCACGCACGGACCGCAGCCCGCTGTTCGAACGACCGCAGATATCGTCCACAGCATCCGCACGGCGAACAATGATGTGAACCACATGGTGCCGGGCACTGCGCGTGCCGAGGCTCGGCACATCGTCGATGTCCGCAAGATCGACACCGTCCCGGTTCGGTGCGTCGAGGTCGACAACGTGGACCATCTCTACCTCGCCGGGCAGACCATGGTGCCGACGCACAATTCCACCCTCGGCATGGATTTCATGCGGAGTTGCTCGATCAAGCATGGGTTGCCGAGCGTTATTTTCTCGCTGGAGATGAGCCGGACCGAGATCGTGATGCGTCTGCTGTCGGCGGAGGCGAAGATCAAGCTCGGTGATATGCGCGCGGGGCGGATGAGTGACGACGACTGGACCAAACTCGCGCGGCGGATGAGCGAGATCAGCGAAGCGCCGCTGTTCGTCGACGATTCACCGAACCTGACCATGATGGAGATCCGGGCCAAGGCGCGGCGGCTCAAACAACGCCACGACCTGAAACTCGTGGTGGTGGACTACCTCCAGCTGATGACCTCCGGTAAAAAGGTCGAATCCCGCCAGCAGGAAGTCTCGGACTTCTCGCGAAACCTGAAGCTGCTCGCCAAAGAACTCGAAGTCCCCGTGGTCGCGATCAGTCAGCTGAACCGCGGTCCCGAACAGCGCACCGACAAACGCCCCATGGTGTCCGATCTCCGCGAGTCCGGCTGCCTGCCCGCATCCACCCGCATTCTGCGCGCGGACAACGGAACCGAAAGCACACTCGGGGAACTGCTGGCCAGCGGTGAGCAGCCGCTGGTGTGGTCCCTGGACGAGCGGATGCGCATGGTGGCGCGTCCGATGGTGAAAGTCTTCCCCAGCGGACGCAAGGAAGTGTTCCGGCTGCGCCTCGCCTCGGGGCGGGTGGTCGACGCGACCGGTAACCATCCCTTCCTGACCGTCGACGGCTGGATCGCTCTGGAGAAGCTCGCCGTCGGCGACCGCCTTGCCACCCCACGTCACGTACCGGAGCCGGTGCACACCACACGGATGCCGGACGCCGAGATCATTCTGCTGGCGCACATGATCGGTGATGGTTCGTGCGTCAAGCGCCAGCCGCTTCGCTACGCCAGCATCGACGAAGCGAACCTCGACGCGGTCACCGCGGCCGCCACGCACTTCGGCGTCACCGCAGTGCGTGACGAGTATCCGGCCGCGCGCGTGTCCACGCTGCGCCTGCGCGCTCCCGAACGCCTCACCCACGGCAAACGGAACCCGATTGCCGCATGGCTCGACGAGCTCGGCCTTTTCGGCCTGCGCAGCTACGAAAAGTTCATCCCCAAGCCGGTTTTCGAGCTCCCCAACGATCAGGTGGCCTTGTTCCTGCGCCATCTGTGGGCGACCGACGGTTCGGTGCGCTGGGACGACACCGGCCGACAGGCCCGTGTCTACTATTCGTCGACCAGCCGCCGTTTGATCGACGACGTCGCGCAACTGTTGCTTCGAGTCGGTGTCCACGGCCGGATCAAGCAGATCCGCAAAGCCGGCTATCGGGACTGCTGGCATCTGACCATCGACGGATCCGACAACCAGACCGTCTTCCTGCGCGATGTCGGTGTCCACGGCGTCCGCGGGCAGTCGGCCGAGGCGGCGTTGGTCCATTTGGCGCCCTTGGCACGCAATACGAATGTCGACACCGTGCCCAAGGAAGTCTGGAACCAGGTTCGTAGCCTGCTCGCCACCAAACAGATGACCCATCGAGAATTCTCGGCGGCCATGGGATCCCGGTTCTGCGGATCCACGATGTGGAAGCGGTCCCCGAGTCGTTCTCGGCTGGCCCGGGTCGCCGTCGTCCTCGACGACGCCGATATCGAAATGCTCGCCACCAACGATGTCTTCTGGGACAAAATCGTCGAGATCACCAGTCTCGGCGAACAAGACGTCTACGACGGCACCGTACCCGGCACCCATAACTTTGTGGCCCAAGGCATTTCGGTCCACAACAGCCTCGAGCAGGACGCCGACATGGTTATTCTCCTGCACCGCCCCGACGCGTTCGAGCGCGACGACCCGCGCGGCGGCGAAGCCGACCTCATCCTCGGCAAACACCGAAACGGCCCGACCGCCACCATCACCGTCGCCCACCAACTGCACCTCAGCCGCTTCGTGGACATGGCCCGCGGCTAGATCGCCGTTGTGGCTGTCTCGGCTCTGCGGTACACCGAGGAAAGCTGTTAGCCTGCAGAAAGTCGCTCGAGAGGGGGTTCAGAATGCAGGTCGACTATGGCAGGGCGGAGATCCAAGCGTTCAACCAGGCGGCGGGGGCCGGAGAACTGGAGTTCGACAAAGAAGCCGTTCGCGAAGTGGTTCGGGCCTACGACCTTCTCATCGACGGGCTGGTGGCTGAGCAGCAAAACATCAAGAGCATCCTCAACCTCGCTGGTTTCGGAGGCTTCGGTTCAGCCCAGCAGCTTGCAACCGGGTTCTCGAACAAGGCCAATCAGCTGTTCGATGTGCTGACGCAGTTCATCGAAGGAGCGATTCGACTGCAGGAGGCGTACCTGCGTGCAGGACAGATGTACGAGGAAGCGGACCAGAAGAACGCTGCCGCGTTGCGGTTCGTCGGCGAGTCCGATGGACTGACGGCATGAAGCGTGCTGTTGCCGCCGTATGCTGCGGCATCGCTGCCCTGCTGGTCGCGGCGTGTGATGGCGGAACGTCGGAGGGCGGTCCAGCGGAAAGCTCCGCCGCGCCGTCACCAACTCAGCTGAAGCTTGCCGTTTCGGTGCCGCCTGCTCCTGCCCAGCGAAACCAGGGCCGTCAGGATGTGACCTTCGATCCCTGCTTCAAGCTCGATGATGTGACGATCGAGCGAGCTGGATACGATCCGCGGACTCGTAAGCGCAAGGATTTCATCGCAGATGGCTACTCCGCACTTGGATGCGAGTTCACTCGCAAAGAGCAGGGACTGCTGAT
This genomic stretch from Nocardia brasiliensis ATCC 700358 harbors:
- a CDS encoding replicative DNA helicase, translated to MAVVDDRGHADFPPEPPGEDFGRQPPHDMAAEQSVLGGMLLSKDAIADVIEVMRPGDFYRPAHQAVYDTILDLYGRGEPADPVTVAAGLDRRGELKRIGGPPYLVTLTQTVPTAANASFYAEIVAEKAILRRLVEAGTRIVQYGYAGADGQDIAEVVDRAQAEVYEVTERRTTEDFLPLEELLQPTMDEIDSIASRGGISLGVPTGFTELDELTNGLHPGQMIIVAARPGVGKALALDTPLPTPTGWTTMGEVRVGDELLDAAGHPTRVVAATDILTDRPCYEVEFSDGTVLVADEEHQWLTVARTHGPQPAVRTTADIVHSIRTANNDVNHMVPGTARAEARHIVDVRKIDTVPVRCVEVDNVDHLYLAGQTMVPTHNSTLGMDFMRSCSIKHGLPSVIFSLEMSRTEIVMRLLSAEAKIKLGDMRAGRMSDDDWTKLARRMSEISEAPLFVDDSPNLTMMEIRAKARRLKQRHDLKLVVVDYLQLMTSGKKVESRQQEVSDFSRNLKLLAKELEVPVVAISQLNRGPEQRTDKRPMVSDLRESGCLPASTRILRADNGTESTLGELLASGEQPLVWSLDERMRMVARPMVKVFPSGRKEVFRLRLASGRVVDATGNHPFLTVDGWIALEKLAVGDRLATPRHVPEPVHTTRMPDAEIILLAHMIGDGSCVKRQPLRYASIDEANLDAVTAAATHFGVTAVRDEYPAARVSTLRLRAPERLTHGKRNPIAAWLDELGLFGLRSYEKFIPKPVFELPNDQVALFLRHLWATDGSVRWDDTGRQARVYYSSTSRRLIDDVAQLLLRVGVHGRIKQIRKAGYRDCWHLTIDGSDNQTVFLRDVGVHGVRGQSAEAALVHLAPLARNTNVDTVPKEVWNQVRSLLATKQMTHREFSAAMGSRFCGSTMWKRSPSRSRLARVAVVLDDADIEMLATNDVFWDKIVEITSLGEQDVYDGTVPGTHNFVAQGISVHNSLEQDADMVILLHRPDAFERDDPRGGEADLILGKHRNGPTATITVAHQLHLSRFVDMARG
- a CDS encoding DUF3558 domain-containing protein; amino-acid sequence: MKRAVAAVCCGIAALLVAACDGGTSEGGPAESSAAPSPTQLKLAVSVPPAPAQRNQGRQDVTFDPCFKLDDVTIERAGYDPRTRKRKDFIADGYSALGCEFTRKEQGLLMGSLVTSSSNLTLDEYKNRYASSATTTSVASREAVTYQLPGDSTNTTCFLAMKATDGVLQLQLDVNKARAADRPCDLIRSTAESIEPSLPRV